The Hornefia porci genome contains the following window.
ATGTGTTCATAATTTCCGTTTTCCAGCATTCTGCTGATTTCATCCGCGATTGCGTTCATTTCAGGGAGATGCTCTCCATATATACTGTTCATGCTTTCTGTTATTTTGCTTATTTTTACTGTTTTCGTATTCAGCGGTTCTCTGTTATTTGCGGTGCGGTTCAGGCGGATTCAAGCTCTGTCAGCCGACAGGATTGATGATCGCTCAAAATATGCAGATCCGCATTGATGGAAGCCAGCTTGTCATTGAGATAACTGATGTAAAGCGACAGCTTTTCTTCGTCTGTGTCGGGGTCGTCTTCCCATATCTGATCCCTGACCAGGCTGAAATCGATATCCCGGTTCATGTTCTGAATCAGATAGCGCATCAGATCGGTTTCCTTGGGGCCCAGCCGGATGGAATGCTTTGCCGAAAGCTCCCCCTCCAGAGTATCAAGCCGGACACAGCCTGCGGACAGAATGACAGCGCCGCATCTTCTCCGGATGACGGAGTTAATCCGCGCGATAAGCTCGTCAAAGGAAAACGGTTTGGTGATATAGTCGTCAGCGCCGAGGTCGAGACCCGCGACCTTATCGTCGATATCATCACGTGCAGTCAGAAGAATGGCCGGCGTATGTATCCCCTCCTCTCGCATGCTCTTGAGCGCTTCCGTTCCGCTCATGACAGGCATCATGATATCCAGCAGCATACAGTCATATCGGTTTTCCCGTACCATAGAAAGCGCATCGCTTCCGTTTTCCGCACAGCTTACTGAGAATCCTTTGAATTCCAGCATTTCCCGGATTGCCTCTGACAAAAGCTGTTCGTCCTCAGCCAGCAGGAGTTTTTTTCTGGTATGATTCATGGGTTTACTCCCCTCCCCTCTGCTTATCAGAATACAGTACGAATATAATTGATAAATGAGCTGTATATGACGATTCAGAAAAGAGTCCTGCCGGGGATGTGAAGGAGTTCATCACATCTCCGGCATATTCATTTCCAAAATCCCGAATTCTCCGGAGCTCAACAGCTCA
Protein-coding sequences here:
- a CDS encoding response regulator transcription factor, with amino-acid sequence MNHTRKKLLLAEDEQLLSEAIREMLEFKGFSVSCAENGSDALSMVRENRYDCMLLDIMMPVMSGTEALKSMREEGIHTPAILLTARDDIDDKVAGLDLGADDYITKPFSFDELIARINSVIRRRCGAVILSAGCVRLDTLEGELSAKHSIRLGPKETDLMRYLIQNMNRDIDFSLVRDQIWEDDPDTDEEKLSLYISYLNDKLASINADLHILSDHQSCRLTELESA